In Nitrospirota bacterium, the genomic stretch TATTCGGACGACCTCTGCCGCCATTTCCTGTGCGCCATTCCTGACCAGGACGCCCGCAGGACATCCTTCAAGAGAATCACGCACTCCTCCGCCATCAAAGGCAACGACCGGCGTCCCCATTGCCAGTGCTTCCACGACCCAGAGACCGAATCCCTCATTCCTGAAGGTGCTGATCGCAATATCAATGTCAGCGAAATAGGACGGCATGTCACTTTTCGGCAACGTGTCCAGCCAGAGAATGGAGTCCGAGATCCCGAGTTCGACCGCCCGGTCCTTAAACGCCTGAAGTTGCGGTATGGGGGCCAGGGGTGTTAGCAGCAGATACCGTACCCCGGATATTTCCTTTTTGATCTCGACGAGCGCGTCCAGAAATTCGATCTGGTTCTTCCACATGCTTCCAGAAGAACTGACGATCGGCGTATCATCCGTGAGACCGAATCGCTTCCGGATGAAGCCCGTTAGGCTCCTTGAGGCATTGAACGCGGCGAGGTCGATGCCGTGGTGTATGATCGATATCCTGTCTGACAGTCCGGGAGAAAAGGAGCGGATTTTCTGCGCAATATGACGGGATATCGTCACAACTCTGTGCATGCGGCCGAGAAGATACCGGGAGTTGATAAAATCCGCCACATGAACAATAAAAATGAGCTTTGGCCGACGATTGGATAAAAGCGATGCAATCCAGGATTGCAGAATATCATGGCCCCGTTGAATACAAACAATATCGTAGCCCTTGTGTTTGATGATCCGAGCGATCTGAAAAAATGAGCTGATCCCGCTCAGTCCCGACTTCTCGATAGGATAGACCTCGATCGGCATATCCTTGAACATCGTCGCGAGCGGGGTATTGGGACGACAGACGATCCCGATGACAACACCTTTCCCGATCAGGCCGGGCAGAAGCTCCATCAGGAACTCCTCTCCCCCGCCCCGGTACCTGAAGTTGTTCACAAAGAGGATTTTCATTTTGTTCCCGTGTCATCACGGTCCGATCCCACGGCTTCCCGGCGATATACGGCGTCCCAGTTCTCTTGGTTCCGTTTTTCATACAAGCGTTCGTATAATTTCAACTCTGCCAGAAAATAGTTAAAGGCTATCACCGCGGCCATATAGAACCCATGCACGCCGTCCTTGTAGCCCCGATGTCTGATGAACCTTCCGTAAAAACGTTCAAGCGGTTTGAACACGGCCTTCAGTAAACTGAACTTCGTGCGGCGGCCTTCCTGAAAGGTCCTCTCTGCCTCCAGCGAACTATAGACATTGAACTTGTCCATGAAGGTCTTGAAGTTCGCATAACCGTCGTGCAGGATGGGATTCATGAGATGTTCCGTTCTTCCCCGCGTCACGAATTTCTCGTGGATCGGGTTCACCCATTCTCCCATGGACTTCCGATACAAGATGGTCTTGTACTGGGGGTACCAGCCGCCCGCCTTGATCCATTTACCGCCAAAATACTCTCTGCGCGGGATACCGAAAGCATCGGCAGTTGGGCCTGCCTTGAACAAGACAATGATCTCGTCCCGCAGCGCTTTCGTTACGACCTCGTCAGCGTCAATGAACAATATCCAGTCATGAGACGCATATTCATGGGCCTTTGTTTTCTGCTCGGAATAGTTGTACGGCCAGGCGTGCTGAAATACCGTCTGCGTATAGCGCTTGCAGATGTCGACGGTGCGGTCGGTGCTGAATGAGTCGATGACAACGATCTCATCCACCCAGTCCAGGCTCCTCAGGCATCGCTCTATCCTGTGCTCTTCGTTAAAGGTTATGATGGCAGCGGTGATCTTTTGCATAGTGATACCGGTCCTCAGTATACAAATTCATAAATACGATTACGTTATTATATTTATCCGTCATCCCCGAATGTCTCTATCGGGGATATGGTTTGCGTTTAAACCTGTAGCATGAAAGCACTTATTCATGCAAAACCATATTCCCGATTAAATCCTCGGGAATGACATAAAATAAAGAGAACGAAAAGGGCGCCGATACTTCACCAGACTTACGAATACGACCACTCAGCTCCTGAGCTGATCCCTAAAGATCGCTTCCAACTGCGACGCGACAGCGTCCCAGGAATACTTTTTCTCGACCACCGCGCGTCCCGCTGCTCCCATCTTCGATCTTCGTTCATGGTCCTGCAGGAGTGCCTGTATGGTCCTGGCAATGTCTGCGGGTGCGTCCGGATCCACCATGACCCCGCCGCCTTCGGCGAGGATCTCAGGGAAGGCGCTGCCCTGCGATACAACGAGGGGAAGCCCGCTTGCCATGGCCTCGAGCGCAACGATGCCGAATCCCTCGAACTCGGGCAGGAACACGAAAAGATCCGCGGCATTGTAGAACCCCGATACGTCCTTCTGGTTGCCCATAAAATGCACGTTCGGCACGATCCCGAGAGCGGCCACCTTTGCATGGAAGGCCTCACGGTCCTTGTTGTTCCCGTCGCCGCACAGGATATACCGGATATCGGGTATTGATTGCTTCAGGTGCCCGACCACGTCCAGTACCTTTTCAATCCCCTTCCGTCCCTGAAGGGCCGAAACCGTGATCAGGACCGGAGCATCCTCCGGGATGCCGAGCTTCATCCGTGTCTCGCTGCGGCGCACCTGATCGCTCCTGAACAGGGAGGGATCCACGCCGTTCGGGACCATCTTTGAAGTCCGGCCAAAGCAGGACGCTACTCCCTGCGCAATATAGGTACTCGCGGAAATAAGCTCATCGGCATGCTTCGCAGTGCCAAAGCGCTTGAAGGCAATAAAGTGTTTCTCGTGGTTCTCGAACGGATACTGGAACACGATATTGAAGCGGAACTTCTTTAGCATGTATGAAAGACCCGCGGCATATCCTTCCGCCCGCGCGATGGCGAGGTTCACGATGTCATAGTCATGGGTCAGAAAATCA encodes the following:
- a CDS encoding glycosyltransferase family 4 protein, translating into MKIAFAHMFTLRTPRGIERFIINVSNSLARKGHEVTIITGRCPDSPTRGWIDKRVRIHEIRHHNWHKASFIPGFMRDFLTHDYDIVNLAIARAEGYAAGLSYMLKKFRFNIVFQYPFENHEKHFIAFKRFGTAKHADELISASTYIAQGVASCFGRTSKMVPNGVDPSLFRSDQVRRSETRMKLGIPEDAPVLITVSALQGRKGIEKVLDVVGHLKQSIPDIRYILCGDGNNKDREAFHAKVAALGIVPNVHFMGNQKDVSGFYNAADLFVFLPEFEGFGIVALEAMASGLPLVVSQGSAFPEILAEGGGVMVDPDAPADIARTIQALLQDHERRSKMGAAGRAVVEKKYSWDAVASQLEAIFRDQLRS
- a CDS encoding glycosyltransferase family 2 protein encodes the protein MQKITAAIITFNEEHRIERCLRSLDWVDEIVVIDSFSTDRTVDICKRYTQTVFQHAWPYNYSEQKTKAHEYASHDWILFIDADEVVTKALRDEIIVLFKAGPTADAFGIPRREYFGGKWIKAGGWYPQYKTILYRKSMGEWVNPIHEKFVTRGRTEHLMNPILHDGYANFKTFMDKFNVYSSLEAERTFQEGRRTKFSLLKAVFKPLERFYGRFIRHRGYKDGVHGFYMAAVIAFNYFLAELKLYERLYEKRNQENWDAVYRREAVGSDRDDTGTK
- a CDS encoding glycosyltransferase family 4 protein, translated to MKILFVNNFRYRGGGEEFLMELLPGLIGKGVVIGIVCRPNTPLATMFKDMPIEVYPIEKSGLSGISSFFQIARIIKHKGYDIVCIQRGHDILQSWIASLLSNRRPKLIFIVHVADFINSRYLLGRMHRVVTISRHIAQKIRSFSPGLSDRISIIHHGIDLAAFNASRSLTGFIRKRFGLTDDTPIVSSSGSMWKNQIEFLDALVEIKKEISGVRYLLLTPLAPIPQLQAFKDRAVELGISDSILWLDTLPKSDMPSYFADIDIAISTFRNEGFGLWVVEALAMGTPVVAFDGGGVRDSLEGCPAGVLVRNGAQEMAAEVVRILKDREVRRRMSEAGPKWVAERFSRERMVDEYFQFFNSLVKKQ